A single genomic interval of Piliocolobus tephrosceles isolate RC106 chromosome 7, ASM277652v3, whole genome shotgun sequence harbors:
- the DCAF4L2 gene encoding DDB1- and CUL4-associated factor 4-like protein 2 isoform X2: MESQRPRLLEEADKQKKANTNTDQLFTVNQVEAGGSKYGIITMRGLTTPELRVYPHKSLYVPNRKVNSMCWASLNHLDSHLLLCFVGLADTPSCAVLLPASLFTGSYPGMRRPGMLCSFQIPDAWSCAWSLNIHAYHCFSTGLSQQVLLTNVVTGHQQSFGTSSDVLAQQFAIITPLLFNGCRSGEIFGIDLRCGNQGRGWKAICLSHDSAVTSLQILQEGQCLVASDMTGTIKLWDLRATKCVTQYEGHVNYSAYLPLHVNEEEGVVAAVGQDCYTRIWSLRHGHLLTTIPSPYPASEDDIPSVAFSSRLGGFRGAPGLLMAVREDLYCFSYG, encoded by the exons ATGGAGAGCCAAAGACCGCGACTGCTCGAGGAAGCGGACAAGCAGAAAAA GGCGAATACCAACACTGACCAGCTCTTCACAGTGAACCAAGTCGAAGCTGGAGGCTCCAAGTACGGGATCATCACTATGCGAGGCCTGACGACCCCAGAACTCCGGGTATACCCGCACAAAAGCCTGTACGTCCCTAATCGGAAGGTGAATTCTATGTGCTGGGCCTCACTGAATCACTTGGATTCCCACCTTCTGCTGTGCTTCGTGGGACTCGCAGATACTCCAAGTTGTGCCGTGCTGCTCCCAGCGTCGCTGTTCACAGGTAGCTACCCAGGAATGCGTCGGCCAGGCATGCTCTGCAGTTTCCAGATCCCTGATGCCTGGTCCTGTGCCTGGTCTCTGAACATCCACGCGTATCACTGCTTCAGTACAGGCTTGTCTCAGCAGGTTCTGTTGACCAACGTGGTGACGGGACACCAGCAGTCCTTTGGGACTAGCAGTGATGTTTTGGCCCAGCAGTTTGCAATCATAACTCCTTTGCTGTTTAATGGCTGTCGCTCTGGGGAGATCTTTGGCATTGATCTGCGCTGTGGAAATCAAGGCAGGGGGTGGAAGGCCATTTGCCTATCCCATGATTCAGCAGTGACCTCTCTGCAAATCCTCCAAGAAGGGCAATGCCTGGTGGCATCAGACATGACTGGAACTATCAAGCTGTGGGACTTGAGGGCCACTAAATGTGTAACACAGTACGAAGGTCATGTGAATTACTCCGCCTACCTGCCCCTGCATGTGAACGAGGAAGAAGGAGTCGTGGCGGCCGTGGGCCAGGACTGCTACACGAGAATCTGGAGCCTCCGTCATGGCCACTTGCTCACAACCATACCCTCCCCATACCCCGCCTCGGAGGATGACATTCCCAGTGTGGCCTTCTCTTCTCGCCTCGGGGGTTTCCGAGGAGCACCAGGGCTGCTCATGGCTGTACGGGAGGACCTTTATTGTTTCTCCTACGGTTAA
- the DCAF4L2 gene encoding DDB1- and CUL4-associated factor 4-like protein 2 isoform X1 has translation MESQRPRLLEEADKQKKIVRVGLNAPSMLRKNQLGFLRFANYCRLARELRVSCMQRKKVQIHSWDPSSLASDRFNRILANTNTDQLFTVNQVEAGGSKYGIITMRGLTTPELRVYPHKSLYVPNRKVNSMCWASLNHLDSHLLLCFVGLADTPSCAVLLPASLFTGSYPGMRRPGMLCSFQIPDAWSCAWSLNIHAYHCFSTGLSQQVLLTNVVTGHQQSFGTSSDVLAQQFAIITPLLFNGCRSGEIFGIDLRCGNQGRGWKAICLSHDSAVTSLQILQEGQCLVASDMTGTIKLWDLRATKCVTQYEGHVNYSAYLPLHVNEEEGVVAAVGQDCYTRIWSLRHGHLLTTIPSPYPASEDDIPSVAFSSRLGGFRGAPGLLMAVREDLYCFSYG, from the coding sequence ATGGAGAGCCAAAGACCGCGACTGCTCGAGGAAGCGGACAAGCAGAAAAAGATAGTCAGAGTGGGACTCAATGCACCTTCCATGCTACGAAAGAACCAGCTAGGTTTCCTCAGATTCGCCAACTATTGCCGTTTAGCTCGCGAGCTGCGTGTAAGCTGCATGCAGAGGAAAAAGGTCCAGATTCATAGCTGGGATCCCTCCTCTTTGGCAAGCGACCGATTTAACCGCATACTGGCGAATACCAACACTGACCAGCTCTTCACAGTGAACCAAGTCGAAGCTGGAGGCTCCAAGTACGGGATCATCACTATGCGAGGCCTGACGACCCCAGAACTCCGGGTATACCCGCACAAAAGCCTGTACGTCCCTAATCGGAAGGTGAATTCTATGTGCTGGGCCTCACTGAATCACTTGGATTCCCACCTTCTGCTGTGCTTCGTGGGACTCGCAGATACTCCAAGTTGTGCCGTGCTGCTCCCAGCGTCGCTGTTCACAGGTAGCTACCCAGGAATGCGTCGGCCAGGCATGCTCTGCAGTTTCCAGATCCCTGATGCCTGGTCCTGTGCCTGGTCTCTGAACATCCACGCGTATCACTGCTTCAGTACAGGCTTGTCTCAGCAGGTTCTGTTGACCAACGTGGTGACGGGACACCAGCAGTCCTTTGGGACTAGCAGTGATGTTTTGGCCCAGCAGTTTGCAATCATAACTCCTTTGCTGTTTAATGGCTGTCGCTCTGGGGAGATCTTTGGCATTGATCTGCGCTGTGGAAATCAAGGCAGGGGGTGGAAGGCCATTTGCCTATCCCATGATTCAGCAGTGACCTCTCTGCAAATCCTCCAAGAAGGGCAATGCCTGGTGGCATCAGACATGACTGGAACTATCAAGCTGTGGGACTTGAGGGCCACTAAATGTGTAACACAGTACGAAGGTCATGTGAATTACTCCGCCTACCTGCCCCTGCATGTGAACGAGGAAGAAGGAGTCGTGGCGGCCGTGGGCCAGGACTGCTACACGAGAATCTGGAGCCTCCGTCATGGCCACTTGCTCACAACCATACCCTCCCCATACCCCGCCTCGGAGGATGACATTCCCAGTGTGGCCTTCTCTTCTCGCCTCGGGGGTTTCCGAGGAGCACCAGGGCTGCTCATGGCTGTACGGGAGGACCTTTATTGTTTCTCCTACGGTTAA